The window GTTATGAACTAATCAGAGAAGTGTTACTACCTGAAATATTAGGAGATGACACCCCTGAGATTTTATATTGGGCTGGTAAAAAGCTGGCTCGTAAATTCCCGCTTTCCAGTCTCGAGGAGATCATTGACTTTTTCCATCAAGCAGGCTGGGGACACTTAACCATCCTTAAGGAATCAAAAAATGAACTTGAATTAGAACTATCCAGTTCAATCATTCTAAATCGGATGCAAGATAAAAAATCGCGAGATTCACATCATTTTCAGCTTGAGGCCGGATTTTTGGCAGAACAATTGGAAATGCAAAAGCAGGTCATTTCAGAAGCTTTTGAACATCCGCGAAAAAAATCTGCTAAAGTTCACTTTACCATTAAATGGGATAAAAAGGACATCGTTTCATAAAAAACGAAATTCCTCCATCAGCAAGTTTAGGATCCATGCTGGTGGAGGTTTTTTT of the Bacillus tuaregi genome contains:
- a CDS encoding YslB family protein, translating into MSKNTATEVHQEVTIEETVPAFGYELIREVLLPEILGDDTPEILYWAGKKLARKFPLSSLEEIIDFFHQAGWGHLTILKESKNELELELSSSIILNRMQDKKSRDSHHFQLEAGFLAEQLEMQKQVISEAFEHPRKKSAKVHFTIKWDKKDIVS